Proteins encoded together in one Thermomonospora curvata DSM 43183 window:
- a CDS encoding DUF952 domain-containing protein encodes MGEIFHIADRAVWDAARAEGGPYEGSTRGRTFAEEGFIHCCGSEEQIAGVVHRYYRDAAPEDLVLLVIDPTGLDVRYERVGDDTFPHVYQPLPLTSVIDVRSVLETR; translated from the coding sequence ATGGGTGAGATCTTCCATATCGCCGATCGCGCCGTGTGGGACGCCGCCCGGGCCGAAGGCGGCCCCTACGAGGGGTCGACCAGGGGCCGCACCTTCGCCGAAGAGGGCTTCATCCACTGCTGCGGCTCCGAAGAGCAGATCGCCGGGGTGGTGCACCGGTACTACCGCGACGCGGCGCCGGAGGATCTCGTGCTGCTGGTGATCGACCCCACCGGCCTGGACGTCCGCTACGAGAGGGTCGGGGACGACACGTTTCCCCACGTCTACCAGCCCTTGCCACTCACTTCCGTAATTGATGTCAGGTCTGTGCTCGAAACCAGGTAG
- a CDS encoding type II toxin-antitoxin system VapB family antitoxin: MIFKAVGDGRPYPDHGLGSRDWAKIPPRQVRLDQLITTKRELDLQSLLSRDSTFYGDLFPHVVHWRGEFYLEDGLHRALRAALHQRLVLHARVLDLDAR; this comes from the coding sequence GTGATCTTCAAGGCTGTCGGTGACGGACGTCCCTACCCCGACCATGGTCTGGGGTCTCGGGACTGGGCGAAGATACCGCCCCGCCAGGTCCGGCTGGATCAGCTGATCACGACCAAGCGAGAACTGGACCTGCAGTCGCTGCTGTCCCGGGACTCCACGTTCTACGGGGACCTCTTCCCGCACGTCGTGCACTGGCGGGGTGAGTTCTACCTGGAGGACGGGCTGCACCGGGCGCTGCGCGCCGCCCTCCACCAGCGGCTCGTCCTGCACGCCCGGGTCCTGGACCTGGACGCCCGCTGA
- a CDS encoding helix-turn-helix domain-containing protein, which translates to MNDQSTIGAAVARTVRSLRAGHGWSLDQLAVRAGVSKGVLVALEQGRGNPNLGTLIRISQALGVPLTRLVQVEEEPAVRVFPPERQVVLWRGPDGGSGVLLAGSEARPSVELWRWELRPGEPRHSDPHAPGTREILYVEEGTLTVTVDGQSHPVEAGSAALFAGDRPHSYSNEGTTVCRFVLTVLDL; encoded by the coding sequence GTGAACGACCAGTCGACGATCGGTGCGGCCGTGGCGCGGACCGTGCGCTCACTGCGGGCCGGGCACGGCTGGAGCCTGGACCAGCTGGCCGTGCGCGCCGGGGTGAGCAAAGGCGTGCTGGTCGCCTTGGAGCAGGGCCGGGGCAACCCCAACCTCGGCACCCTCATCCGCATCTCGCAGGCGCTCGGGGTGCCGCTCACCCGCCTGGTCCAGGTGGAGGAGGAACCGGCGGTGCGGGTGTTCCCGCCCGAGCGGCAGGTGGTGCTCTGGCGCGGCCCGGACGGCGGGAGCGGCGTCCTGCTGGCCGGCAGCGAGGCCCGTCCCTCGGTGGAGCTGTGGCGCTGGGAGCTGCGTCCCGGCGAGCCCCGGCACAGCGACCCGCACGCCCCGGGCACCCGCGAGATCCTCTACGTGGAGGAGGGCACGCTCACCGTGACCGTGGACGGGCAGTCCCACCCGGTCGAGGCCGGCAGCGCCGCCCTCTTCGCCGGCGACCGCCCCCACTCCTACTCCAACGAGGGCACGACCGTCTGCCGGTTCGTGCTGACCGTGCTCGACCTGTAG
- a CDS encoding B3/B4 domain-containing protein yields MLAEIWIEEAVQKLRPDFVVLAMTAEGLVNAASDDTSTAWLRTAGRRAAEAAQARAGEDPHVLAWRDAYRDFGAKPQRTRPSVDALLRRADRLPAINRVVDAYNAVSVEYALPIGGEDLDAYRGTARLVRAQGDEDFETRAGGEPVVEHPEPGEVVWRDDLGVTCRRWNWRQCVRTHITETTQNALFLLERLEPYPLQRLQEAADDLAGRLRTITPGVRIRTRLIGAA; encoded by the coding sequence ATGCTTGCGGAGATCTGGATCGAGGAGGCCGTCCAGAAGCTGCGGCCGGACTTCGTCGTGCTGGCCATGACGGCCGAAGGGCTGGTCAACGCCGCCAGCGACGACACCTCGACCGCCTGGCTGCGCACGGCGGGACGGCGCGCCGCCGAGGCCGCGCAGGCCCGGGCCGGGGAGGACCCCCATGTGCTCGCCTGGCGGGACGCCTACCGCGATTTCGGCGCCAAGCCGCAGCGCACCCGTCCCTCCGTGGACGCGCTGCTGCGCAGAGCCGACCGGCTGCCGGCCATCAACCGGGTCGTGGACGCCTACAACGCGGTGAGCGTGGAGTACGCGCTGCCCATCGGCGGCGAGGACCTCGACGCCTACCGGGGCACGGCCCGGCTGGTGCGGGCGCAAGGCGATGAGGACTTCGAGACCAGGGCGGGCGGCGAGCCCGTGGTGGAGCACCCCGAGCCCGGCGAGGTGGTCTGGCGGGACGACCTGGGGGTCACCTGCCGGCGCTGGAACTGGCGGCAGTGCGTGCGCACCCACATCACCGAGACCACGCAAAACGCGCTGTTCCTGCTGGAACGGCTGGAGCCCTACCCGCTGCAGCGGCTGCAGGAGGCCGCCGACGACCTGGCCGGCCGGCTGCGCACGATCACCCCCGGGGTGCGGATCCGCACCAGGCTGATCGGGGCGGCCTGA
- a CDS encoding EamA family transporter: MVTLLALSAAIAYGVADFMGGAASRRLAVLRVLLISFPAGIVCLVAASLAAGEAPTRPGLLWGSAAGLAGGAGLIAFYRALAQGPMSVVAPVSALAAAVLPVIVGTFHGEHLDPAVLAGVVLCVIAIGLVSMEQSAQPAARPTSPASGPAGLRRMAGSGPALGLLSGAAFGMFFVLLHRAGDGGGLWPTTAARLAGLCVVLAAVAARRIHRARAFGSLPGADPQPGEPPASKREKAARTRPRQELGHTGGPTALAGARERRLPWGMTGSTLALAAFSGVLDALANALYFVAAGRGLLSLVAVLTSLYPAITVLLARLVYSERLRAVQHLGLVVAVAGVALVTAG; the protein is encoded by the coding sequence ATGGTGACCCTGCTCGCCCTGTCCGCCGCGATCGCCTACGGCGTCGCCGACTTCATGGGCGGGGCGGCCTCCCGCCGGCTCGCCGTGCTGCGGGTGCTGCTGATCAGCTTCCCGGCGGGGATCGTGTGCCTGGTGGCCGCCTCGCTGGCGGCCGGCGAGGCGCCCACCCGGCCGGGCCTGCTGTGGGGCTCGGCCGCCGGGCTGGCCGGAGGCGCCGGCCTGATCGCCTTCTACCGCGCGCTGGCCCAAGGGCCGATGAGCGTGGTGGCCCCGGTCTCGGCGCTGGCCGCGGCGGTGCTGCCGGTCATCGTGGGGACGTTTCACGGGGAACATCTGGATCCCGCGGTGCTGGCCGGCGTCGTGCTGTGCGTGATCGCCATCGGCCTGGTCAGCATGGAACAGTCCGCGCAGCCGGCCGCTCGGCCCACCTCCCCCGCCTCCGGGCCGGCCGGGCTGCGGCGGATGGCCGGCAGCGGCCCCGCCCTGGGCCTGCTGTCCGGGGCGGCCTTCGGGATGTTCTTCGTCCTGCTGCACCGGGCGGGCGACGGAGGCGGGCTGTGGCCGACGACGGCGGCCCGCCTGGCGGGTCTGTGCGTCGTCCTCGCCGCGGTCGCCGCCCGCCGGATCCACCGCGCCCGCGCGTTCGGCTCCCTGCCGGGGGCGGATCCGCAGCCCGGCGAACCGCCCGCCTCGAAACGGGAGAAGGCCGCAAGGACACGCCCCCGCCAGGAGCTCGGGCACACCGGCGGGCCGACAGCGCTCGCCGGCGCCCGGGAACGCCGGCTGCCCTGGGGCATGACCGGCTCGACGCTCGCCCTGGCCGCCTTCTCCGGCGTGCTGGACGCCCTGGCCAACGCCCTGTACTTCGTGGCCGCCGGCCGGGGCCTGCTCAGCCTGGTGGCGGTCCTCACCTCGCTCTATCCGGCGATCACCGTGCTGCTCGCCAGGCTGGTCTACAGCGAACGCCTACGGGCCGTGCAGCACCTGGGCCTGGTCGTCGCGGTCGCGGGCGTCGCCCTGGTCACCGCGGGCTGA
- a CDS encoding helix-turn-helix transcriptional regulator: MPGPGNVGERVRNLRLTRRMSQAQLAGHDLSDSYISLIESGKRTPTPAVLRLLAERLGCTAEYLAEGIEPEQRAHLEVRERYARLALNAGDAPAALAGFDEVISGSDDPELTVRARWGRAQALEALGRLEEAIAIFEELREQAERDPGRSSALPALVALARCYHAVGDLGQAITLGERVLARLQELGLTVGEEHTEVGRVLLLAYVDRSDPERAHRLGREVLAIGSPAEVSLTDAYRRASVQALERGAVGDALHLAEQALAAQDEGARARAQARLHVAAARALLRGVPPFGDAPHPAAEAMELLRGAVRDLHGAEAVDCAIETARALVLLGEPDKAIEAVERELAAEAGATSAASAQSNGRVEPGHGEDDRAQSRPADIGAGARALQLIQARLIIARARLAQDAREAALEVLRDVAGRLERLDRTGRERPVAHLLRELGELFEAAGDAGGATTAYRRALEAAGLRPSFRHQPVLNGEVTSDAGLSTA, translated from the coding sequence ATGCCGGGTCCAGGCAACGTCGGCGAACGAGTCCGCAACCTGCGGCTGACCAGACGCATGTCGCAAGCTCAGCTCGCCGGCCATGATCTTTCCGACAGCTACATCTCGCTGATCGAGTCGGGCAAGCGCACTCCCACGCCCGCGGTGCTGCGGCTGCTGGCCGAGCGCCTGGGCTGCACCGCCGAGTATCTGGCCGAGGGCATCGAGCCGGAACAGCGCGCCCATCTGGAAGTCCGGGAACGGTACGCCCGGCTGGCCCTGAACGCCGGTGACGCCCCCGCCGCGCTGGCCGGGTTCGACGAGGTGATCTCCGGCAGCGACGATCCGGAGCTGACCGTGCGGGCCCGCTGGGGCCGCGCCCAGGCCCTGGAGGCGCTGGGGCGCCTGGAGGAGGCCATCGCCATCTTCGAGGAGCTGCGCGAGCAGGCCGAACGGGACCCCGGCCGCAGCAGCGCGCTGCCCGCCCTGGTGGCGCTGGCCCGCTGCTACCACGCCGTCGGCGACCTGGGGCAGGCCATCACGCTGGGCGAGCGGGTGCTGGCCCGGCTGCAGGAGCTGGGACTGACCGTCGGGGAGGAGCACACCGAGGTCGGCCGGGTGCTGCTGCTGGCCTACGTCGACCGTTCCGACCCCGAACGCGCCCACCGGCTGGGCCGCGAGGTGCTGGCCATCGGCTCCCCCGCCGAGGTGTCGCTGACCGACGCCTACCGGCGGGCCAGCGTGCAGGCGCTGGAGCGGGGCGCGGTCGGCGACGCCCTCCACCTGGCCGAACAGGCGCTGGCCGCCCAGGACGAGGGCGCCCGCGCCCGCGCGCAGGCCCGGCTGCACGTGGCCGCCGCCCGGGCGCTGCTGCGCGGCGTGCCGCCGTTCGGGGACGCGCCGCACCCGGCGGCCGAGGCGATGGAGCTGCTCCGCGGCGCCGTCCGGGACCTGCACGGGGCGGAGGCGGTCGACTGCGCCATCGAGACCGCGCGGGCGCTGGTGCTGCTCGGCGAGCCCGACAAGGCCATCGAGGCGGTGGAACGGGAGCTGGCCGCCGAGGCGGGCGCCACCTCGGCCGCATCCGCGCAGTCGAACGGCCGGGTCGAGCCCGGTCACGGGGAAGACGACCGGGCGCAGAGCCGTCCCGCCGACATCGGGGCCGGGGCGCGCGCCCTGCAGCTCATCCAGGCCAGGCTGATCATCGCCCGGGCCAGGCTGGCGCAGGACGCCCGGGAGGCCGCGCTGGAGGTGCTGCGGGACGTCGCCGGGCGGCTGGAGCGGCTGGACCGCACCGGCCGGGAACGCCCGGTCGCCCACCTGCTGCGGGAGCTCGGCGAGCTGTTCGAGGCCGCCGGAGACGCCGGCGGGGCCACCACCGCCTACCGCCGGGCCCTGGAGGCGGCCGGACTGCGTCCCTCCTTTCGCCACCAGCCGGTCCTCAACGGGGAGGTGACCTCCGACGCCGGCCTGTCCACCGCCTGA
- a CDS encoding PH domain-containing protein, translated as MRLVTPGDSAPASVNKYLLPHESQVITVRRHPAVLMTPVGLVLGGLIVAGVLSNVVGEGQSLNWIWWGWLLLLGWFVWKVAEWSVDYFVITNERMIHTSGLITRKVGMMPLGKVTDMSFERSLMGRLLGYGAFVLESAGQDQALSTVDYLPYPEQLYLEVCEMIFPNKNASADD; from the coding sequence ATGAGGCTCGTCACACCCGGTGACTCGGCGCCGGCCTCGGTCAACAAGTATCTGCTGCCCCACGAAAGCCAGGTCATCACCGTGCGGCGGCACCCGGCCGTGCTGATGACGCCGGTGGGCCTGGTGCTGGGCGGGTTGATCGTCGCCGGGGTGCTCAGCAACGTCGTCGGCGAGGGCCAGTCGCTGAACTGGATCTGGTGGGGCTGGCTGCTGCTGCTCGGCTGGTTCGTGTGGAAGGTGGCCGAGTGGTCGGTGGACTACTTCGTGATCACCAATGAGCGGATGATCCACACCAGCGGGCTGATCACCCGCAAGGTCGGCATGATGCCGCTGGGCAAGGTGACCGACATGAGCTTTGAGCGGTCGCTGATGGGGCGGCTGCTGGGCTATGGGGCGTTCGTGCTGGAGTCGGCCGGCCAGGACCAGGCGCTGAGCACGGTGGACTACCTGCCCTATCCCGAGCAGCTCTACTTGGAGGTCTGCGAGATGATCTTCCCCAACAAGAACGCCTCCGCCGACGACTGA
- the upp gene encoding uracil phosphoribosyltransferase: MKILAVDHPLVAHKLTVLRDVNTDSPTFRRLAEELVMLLAYEATRDVRVAETTVRTPLADAPGVQLAGPKPLVVPILRAGLGMLDGMTRLLPTAEVGFLGMVRDEGTLLAETYATRLPEDLSGRQCYVLDPMLATGGTLAAAVKLLLGRGATDVTAVCLLAAPEGLKHLEEAFAGTQVPLRVVTAAIDSHLNEKGFIVPGLGDAGDRLYGVV; this comes from the coding sequence ATGAAGATCCTGGCCGTCGACCATCCGCTGGTCGCCCACAAGCTGACCGTGCTGCGGGACGTGAACACCGACTCGCCGACGTTCCGCCGGTTGGCCGAGGAACTCGTCATGCTGCTGGCCTATGAGGCCACCCGGGACGTGCGGGTGGCCGAGACCACCGTGCGGACCCCGCTGGCGGACGCCCCGGGCGTGCAGCTGGCCGGGCCCAAGCCGCTGGTGGTGCCGATCCTGCGGGCCGGGCTGGGCATGCTGGACGGGATGACCCGGCTGCTGCCCACCGCCGAGGTCGGTTTCCTCGGCATGGTCAGGGACGAGGGCACCCTGCTGGCCGAGACCTACGCCACCCGGCTGCCGGAGGACCTGTCGGGGCGGCAGTGCTATGTGCTGGACCCGATGCTGGCCACCGGCGGCACCCTGGCCGCCGCCGTCAAGCTGCTGCTGGGGCGCGGCGCCACCGATGTGACGGCGGTGTGCCTGCTGGCCGCCCCGGAGGGCCTGAAACATCTGGAGGAGGCGTTCGCCGGCACTCAGGTGCCGCTTCGGGTGGTCACCGCGGCGATCGACTCGCACCTGAATGAGAAGGGATTCATCGTGCCGGGATTGGGCGACGCCGGGGATCGGCTGTACGGAGTGGTGTGA
- the tadA gene encoding tRNA adenosine(34) deaminase TadA, with the protein MRLALDQARLAMESGDVPVGAVILDSGGRVIATGRNEREQTADPTAHAEVVALRSAAARLGSWRLEGCTLVVTLEPCTMCAGAAVLARVDRIVYGAVDPKAGAVGSLWDVVRDRRLNHRPEVIAEVLADECGAVLTEFFARRRTR; encoded by the coding sequence ATGCGGCTGGCGCTCGACCAGGCCCGCCTCGCCATGGAGAGCGGGGACGTCCCGGTGGGCGCCGTCATCTTGGACTCCGGCGGCCGGGTCATCGCCACCGGGCGCAACGAGCGGGAGCAGACCGCCGACCCCACCGCGCACGCCGAGGTCGTGGCGCTGCGCTCGGCCGCGGCCCGGCTGGGGAGCTGGCGGCTGGAAGGCTGCACCCTCGTCGTCACCCTGGAGCCGTGCACCATGTGCGCGGGCGCCGCCGTGCTGGCGCGGGTGGACCGCATCGTCTACGGCGCCGTCGACCCGAAGGCCGGCGCCGTGGGCTCCCTGTGGGACGTGGTACGTGATCGTCGTCTCAACCACCGGCCGGAGGTCATCGCCGAAGTCCTCGCCGACGAGTGCGGAGCCGTGCTGACGGAGTTCTTCGCCCGCCGCAGAACCCGATAA
- the dnaB gene encoding replicative DNA helicase, which yields MSVTELGSHEREFERTPPHDLAAEQSVLGGMLLSANAIAEVVEILRPSDFYRPAHQILFDTILELYGRGEPADAVTVVAELTRRGEINRVGGAPYLHTLMATVPTAANAAYYAKIVRERAVLRKLVEVGTRIVQLGYSSDGADADEILDRAQAEVLAIADNRSGEDYLPLSEIMPGALDEIEAIGSRGGQMTGVPTGFADLDALTNGLHPGQMIIIAARPAIGKALALDTPLPTPDGWTTMGRVKVGDYLLGADGKPTRVVAATEVMTGRPCYEVEFSDGEVIVADAWHQWLTVARDDRTAAAERSAAGRGACALGAREDAHRGLPAALRRAPERRPAAALGLGPHRGVVRVPVRAGGRHGRAEAELVLMDEAHLWFPAPGAVFSRCVSALTRDELRHGRRAPGRVSRSSARRGGSVAIRTTEEIARTLRDAQGRPNHAVTVAASFDLPHADLPLDPYRLGVLLSRRHAGDRTRPGSREPFAPDGRTDLPGSRPGRRGDAGSVPGVSERPLGRDRAEEDIPAARLRAAERRRRALPASAPEARSGGGLVGFGRREPGLPGACPERRENAADPGASTRPFEKDWVEEGRIPAAYLRAAERQRRALLAGLLAGAPEAGSGDGLARFTTANRPLAEDVRELVISLGHRAALHSRGEGAALRHVVSFAPAAAEPGGPHRPQVRRIVDVRPVPSVPVRCVQVDNADHMYLAGRSCVPTHNSTLALDFARAASIKHGLTSAFFSLEMGRNEITMRLLSAEARVALHAMRSGTMQDEDWTRLARRMSEVAEAPLFIDDSPNMTMMEIRAKCRRLKQQHDLRLVIIDYLQLMTSNKRVESRQVEVSEFSRSLKLLAKELQVPVVALSQLNRGPEQRTDKKPMISDLRESGSIEQDADVVILLHREDAYEKESPRAGEADLIVAKHRNGPTATVTVAFQGHYSRFVDMAQ from the coding sequence GTGAGCGTGACCGAACTCGGGTCTCACGAACGGGAGTTCGAGCGCACCCCACCCCACGACCTGGCCGCCGAACAGTCGGTGCTCGGCGGCATGCTGCTATCGGCCAACGCCATCGCCGAGGTCGTGGAGATCCTGCGCCCGAGCGACTTCTACCGGCCGGCGCACCAGATCCTCTTCGACACCATCCTGGAGCTGTACGGACGAGGTGAGCCGGCCGACGCCGTCACCGTGGTCGCCGAGCTGACCAGGCGCGGCGAGATCAACCGGGTGGGCGGCGCGCCTTACCTGCACACCTTGATGGCGACCGTGCCGACCGCCGCCAACGCCGCCTACTACGCCAAGATCGTCCGAGAGCGGGCGGTGCTGCGCAAGCTGGTGGAGGTCGGCACCCGGATCGTGCAGCTCGGCTACTCCTCCGACGGCGCCGACGCCGACGAGATCCTCGACCGCGCCCAGGCCGAGGTGCTCGCCATCGCCGACAACCGCAGCGGCGAGGACTACCTGCCGCTCAGCGAGATCATGCCCGGCGCCCTGGACGAGATCGAGGCCATCGGCAGCCGCGGCGGCCAGATGACCGGGGTGCCCACCGGGTTCGCCGACCTGGACGCGCTGACCAACGGCCTGCACCCCGGGCAGATGATCATCATCGCCGCCCGGCCCGCCATCGGGAAGGCGCTCGCCCTGGACACTCCGCTGCCCACCCCGGACGGCTGGACGACCATGGGGCGGGTCAAGGTCGGCGACTACCTGCTGGGAGCGGACGGGAAACCCACCAGGGTCGTCGCCGCGACCGAGGTCATGACCGGCCGCCCCTGCTATGAGGTGGAGTTCTCCGACGGCGAGGTCATCGTCGCCGACGCCTGGCACCAGTGGCTGACCGTCGCCCGCGACGACCGCACGGCCGCGGCGGAACGTTCCGCCGCGGGGCGGGGGGCGTGCGCCCTCGGCGCCCGGGAGGACGCTCACAGGGGTTTGCCCGCGGCACTGCGCCGCGCACCCGAGCGCCGCCCCGCCGCGGCGCTCGGCCTCGGCCCGCACCGAGGGGTGGTGCGCGTCCCGGTCCGGGCCGGTGGGAGGCACGGCCGCGCCGAAGCGGAGCTGGTGCTCATGGACGAGGCCCATCTCTGGTTTCCAGCGCCGGGGGCCGTGTTCTCCCGCTGTGTGTCGGCCCTGACGAGGGACGAACTGCGGCACGGCCGCCGGGCCCCCGGCCGGGTGTCCCGTTCTTCCGCCCGCCGGGGCGGGTCGGTTGCGATCAGGACCACCGAGGAGATCGCCCGGACGCTCCGGGACGCCCAGGGCCGCCCCAATCACGCGGTGACGGTCGCGGCGTCGTTCGACCTGCCGCACGCCGACCTTCCCCTCGACCCGTACCGGCTGGGCGTCCTGCTGAGCCGGCGCCACGCCGGGGACCGCACCCGCCCCGGAAGCCGCGAGCCGTTCGCCCCGGACGGCCGTACCGATCTGCCGGGGTCCCGCCCCGGGCGGCGGGGGGACGCCGGCTCCGTCCCTGGCGTATCCGAGCGGCCCCTAGGGAGGGACCGGGCCGAGGAGGACATCCCTGCCGCCCGCCTGCGCGCCGCTGAGCGGCGGCGTCGCGCGCTGCCGGCCAGCGCCCCGGAGGCGCGCTCCGGCGGCGGCCTGGTCGGTTTCGGGCGGCGGGAACCCGGCCTGCCGGGGGCCTGCCCCGAGCGGCGAGAGAACGCCGCCGATCCCGGTGCGTCCACCCGGCCCTTTGAGAAGGACTGGGTGGAAGAGGGCCGCATCCCTGCCGCCTATCTGCGCGCCGCTGAGCGGCAGCGTCGCGCGCTGCTGGCCGGTCTGCTGGCCGGTGCCCCGGAGGCGGGCTCCGGCGACGGCCTGGCCCGTTTCACGACGGCGAACCGCCCGCTGGCCGAGGACGTCCGGGAACTGGTGATCAGCCTGGGCCACCGGGCCGCGCTGCACAGCCGGGGCGAGGGGGCCGCGCTCCGCCACGTGGTGAGCTTCGCCCCGGCCGCCGCCGAGCCCGGCGGGCCGCACCGGCCGCAGGTGCGCCGCATCGTGGACGTGCGGCCCGTGCCGAGCGTGCCGGTGCGCTGCGTCCAGGTGGACAACGCCGACCACATGTACCTGGCGGGCCGCTCCTGCGTGCCCACCCACAACTCGACGCTGGCGCTGGACTTCGCCCGGGCGGCCTCGATCAAGCACGGGCTCACCTCGGCGTTCTTCAGCCTGGAGATGGGGCGCAACGAGATCACCATGCGCCTGCTGTCGGCCGAGGCGCGGGTGGCGCTGCACGCCATGCGCTCGGGCACCATGCAGGACGAGGACTGGACGCGCCTGGCCCGCCGGATGAGCGAGGTGGCCGAGGCCCCCTTGTTCATCGACGACTCGCCGAACATGACGATGATGGAGATCCGGGCCAAGTGCCGCCGCCTCAAGCAGCAGCACGACCTGCGCCTGGTCATCATCGACTACCTGCAGCTGATGACCTCCAACAAGCGGGTGGAGAGCCGCCAGGTGGAGGTGTCGGAGTTCTCCCGCTCCCTGAAGCTGCTGGCCAAGGAGCTGCAGGTCCCGGTGGTCGCGCTGTCCCAGCTCAACCGCGGCCCCGAGCAGCGCACCGACAAAAAGCCGATGATCTCCGACCTGCGCGAGTCGGGGTCCATCGAGCAGGACGCGGACGTGGTGATCCTGCTGCACCGCGAGGACGCCTACGAGAAGGAGTCCCCGCGGGCCGGCGAGGCCGACCTGATCGTGGCCAAGCACCGCAACGGCCCCACCGCCACCGTGACCGTCGCCTTCCAGGGCCACTACAGCCGCTTCGTCGACATGGCCCAGTGA
- a CDS encoding MATE family efflux transporter, giving the protein MPLPTAWRIRPPLRHPHDREIWRLAVPAFGALVAEPLFLLADSAIVGRLGPAPLGGLGVAGQALAALVYVFVFLAYGTTAAVARRVGADDLRAALRQGIDGMWLALALGGAIVAAGLPLTGRIVAAFGANAEVAPHAETYLRISLLGIPAMLVILAGTGVLRGLQDARTPLYVSVGSFALNLVLNAVFVLVLGWGIAGSAWGTVIAQTGGAAVYAAVVLRGARRHGASVRPSRAGLHAAVSSGVHLLIRTLALRLVLIAGTAVAARMGTDETAAYPVSFQIWTLLAFTHDAIAIAGQAITGRYLGAGDAAGARAATRRMVEWGVLSGLFFAVAVLAARPYLPALFTSDEGVRSALLAALLAVAALQPVAGVVFVLDGVLIGAGDMRYLAATTALATAVFLPAALAAYRLETGLTGLWTALGLWMLTRLVTLGLRARGEAWLVTGAVRG; this is encoded by the coding sequence ATGCCCCTTCCCACCGCCTGGCGCATCCGCCCTCCCCTGCGCCACCCCCACGACCGCGAGATCTGGCGTCTGGCCGTCCCCGCCTTCGGCGCGCTGGTGGCCGAGCCGCTGTTCCTGCTGGCCGACAGCGCGATCGTCGGCCGCCTCGGCCCGGCGCCGCTGGGCGGGCTCGGCGTCGCCGGGCAGGCCCTGGCCGCGCTGGTCTATGTGTTCGTGTTCCTGGCCTACGGCACCACCGCCGCCGTGGCCAGGCGGGTCGGCGCCGACGATCTGCGGGCGGCGCTGCGGCAGGGCATCGACGGCATGTGGCTGGCGCTGGCGCTCGGCGGCGCGATCGTCGCCGCGGGCCTGCCGCTCACCGGCCGGATCGTCGCGGCGTTCGGCGCCAACGCCGAGGTCGCCCCGCACGCCGAGACCTACCTGCGCATCAGCCTGCTGGGCATCCCCGCGATGCTGGTGATCCTGGCCGGCACCGGGGTGCTGCGCGGGCTGCAGGACGCCCGCACACCGCTTTACGTCTCGGTCGGCTCCTTCGCCCTCAACCTCGTCCTGAACGCCGTCTTCGTCCTCGTCCTGGGCTGGGGGATCGCGGGCTCGGCCTGGGGGACGGTGATCGCGCAGACCGGCGGGGCCGCGGTGTACGCGGCCGTGGTGCTGCGCGGGGCCCGGCGGCACGGCGCCTCCGTGCGGCCCTCGCGGGCGGGACTGCACGCCGCCGTCTCCTCCGGCGTGCACCTGCTGATCCGGACGCTGGCGCTGCGCCTGGTGCTGATCGCCGGCACGGCGGTGGCCGCCCGGATGGGCACCGACGAGACCGCCGCCTACCCGGTGAGCTTCCAGATCTGGACGCTGCTGGCGTTCACCCACGACGCCATCGCCATCGCCGGGCAGGCCATCACCGGGCGCTACCTGGGCGCCGGGGACGCGGCCGGGGCGCGCGCGGCCACCCGGCGCATGGTGGAGTGGGGAGTGCTCAGCGGGCTGTTCTTCGCGGTGGCGGTGCTGGCGGCGCGGCCGTACCTGCCGGCGCTGTTCACCTCCGATGAGGGGGTGCGCTCGGCGCTGCTGGCGGCGCTGCTGGCGGTGGCGGCGCTGCAGCCGGTCGCCGGGGTGGTGTTCGTCCTGGACGGGGTGCTGATCGGCGCCGGCGACATGCGGTACCTGGCGGCCACCACCGCCCTGGCGACGGCGGTGTTCCTGCCGGCCGCGCTGGCGGCCTACCGGCTGGAGACCGGGCTGACGGGCCTGTGGACGGCGCTCGGGCTGTGGATGCTCACCCGGCTGGTCACGCTCGGCCTGCGGGCGCGCGGCGAGGCGTGGCTGGTGACCGGTGCGGTGCGCGGCTGA